A region from the Streptomyces sp. NBC_01445 genome encodes:
- a CDS encoding DUF6039 family protein, translating to MTTLTFHSTNSGVIVERTAQLKQAHRAEGRRIALEQAAYLNDKFAGQTTVTVHEETFGVRDRLHWLVHLPKLSGHREISRLLDGDEGPAADSDWHGMFVDGSFSETALIPQHWGMYGTDEALPEGTVIDAAAPDLRVPPAQRQTSMSPERTLNSSGAGLMIHRVAQPKYAFRAEARLFARRITESINTRLPGIASSFLYEEAFGPADRVHWLIHMKSEDTYYDLIDMHMRMDDATRAIYLDEIIAPEKGGGTWNRLFVEESMGDIAFSPVPDAR from the coding sequence ATGACCACCCTGACCTTCCACTCGACCAACTCCGGTGTGATCGTGGAGCGCACCGCCCAGCTCAAGCAGGCCCATCGGGCCGAGGGCCGCCGGATCGCCCTGGAGCAGGCCGCGTACCTCAACGACAAGTTCGCGGGGCAGACCACGGTCACCGTGCACGAGGAGACGTTCGGCGTCCGGGACCGGCTGCACTGGCTGGTGCACCTGCCCAAGCTCAGCGGCCACCGCGAGATCTCCCGGCTGCTCGACGGCGACGAGGGGCCGGCCGCGGACTCCGACTGGCACGGCATGTTCGTCGACGGCTCGTTCTCGGAGACGGCGCTGATCCCGCAGCACTGGGGCATGTACGGCACCGACGAGGCGCTGCCCGAGGGCACCGTCATCGACGCCGCCGCGCCCGACCTGCGCGTCCCGCCGGCCCAGCGGCAGACCTCGATGAGCCCGGAGCGCACCCTCAACTCGTCCGGCGCGGGACTGATGATCCACCGCGTCGCCCAGCCCAAGTACGCCTTCCGCGCCGAGGCCAGGCTCTTCGCCCGCCGCATCACCGAGTCGATCAACACCAGGCTGCCCGGCATCGCGTCGTCGTTCCTGTACGAGGAGGCCTTCGGCCCGGCCGACCGGGTGCACTGGCTCATCCACATGAAGTCCGAGGACACCTACTACGACCTGATCGACATGCACATGCGCATGGACGACGCGACCCGCGCGATCTATCTGGACGAGATCATCGCGCCGGAGAAGGGCGGCGGCACCTGGAACCGGCTGTTCGTCGAGGAGAGCATGGGCGACATCGCCTTCTCCCCGGTGCCGGACGCCCGCTAG